The genomic window TATCCTTCATGAAGAATGACAGGGACCAGGTGATGGCCAATGGCCAGCCTTACAGAGTGTCTATTGAGTTGGAGATGCCGGAGTCTCCAGTGAACGAACGGCTGGGAATGTTCATGATCAAGATGTCCTGTTACACCAAAGGCGGGACGACTGTCTCGTCGGTGGGACGATCAACGATGCTGCATTACCGCTCCAGCCTCCTGCAAACCCTGAGCACTTTGTTCTTCTCCCCTCTCCTCCTGACCGGGATGGCTGAGCAGAAGCAACTCATAGAAGTGGAGCTCTACCCCGATTACAAGACGAACGCCTATCACCCCACCGTGGGAGCAGTCATTGAGATCCACTCCAGGCTGATTCAGATCTACTCAGCGCAGCTCCGCATCCACGCCTACTTCACTGGCGTACGGTACCTTTTGTACAACTTCCCCCTGACGTCGGCAGTGATCGGAGTGGCCACCAACTTTGCCTTCCTCAGCGTCATTGCTCTGTTCGGATACCTGCAGCTCATGTGGGGCGGGCTCTGGCCTCCGGACCAGGTCAGAGTCAGGGTCATGATGGGAGACACCACCCGGATCCAGAGGCGGAGGGAGGAGGCTCGGAAGCGCATGGAGAGGGAAAATTCACAGAAAGAGCTTTACACTCCCACCGTGATTGGCTCGATGAGTGGGGCGTGTGATTTCCAGGGAAATAGCGTCGTGTCAGAGTCTTCCCCAGAGAGCCCCTCTGTAATCCCAGGAGCCTCCGGGGCTGaagctgcacaaacacagcaaGAAGAGTCTCATGATTCTGAGGGACCTGTGGAAACCGACGGGTCAAACGAGTTGAATGGCAGCCTTCAGTCTCAGACTGGGGAGACAGCAGTTCGCCACAGACCTGG from Poecilia reticulata strain Guanapo linkage group LG6, Guppy_female_1.0+MT, whole genome shotgun sequence includes these protein-coding regions:
- the bscl2 gene encoding seipin, producing the protein MQEHSDPPQRQQSTGLRRGSAVQTKSSRSDTMGGAMGPLLHWLQDVAAVTFHKARRTLFQAAILFCTLCLLLWVSIFLYGSFYYSYMPTVSFSTPVHFYYTSDCDATEPGLCSFPTANISFMKNDRDQVMANGQPYRVSIELEMPESPVNERLGMFMIKMSCYTKGGTTVSSVGRSTMLHYRSSLLQTLSTLFFSPLLLTGMAEQKQLIEVELYPDYKTNAYHPTVGAVIEIHSRLIQIYSAQLRIHAYFTGVRYLLYNFPLTSAVIGVATNFAFLSVIALFGYLQLMWGGLWPPDQVRVRVMMGDTTRIQRRREEARKRMERENSQKELYTPTVIGSMSGACDFQGNSVVSESSPESPSVIPGASGAEAAQTQQEESHDSEGPVETDGSNELNGSLQSQTGETAVRHRPGPWMSL